TGACCGGCGGGGCGGTTCCGGTCGTCGCGTCGTCGCTGGTTGGTGGCATCTCGTGGGCGCGCTGGTTCGCGCTGATGTCAGTGCCGATGTACACCCTGCTGATTTGTGTTGGCACCGCGCTCTACGTGCTCTACCGCCCGATCGACATGCCGGCCGAACGTCCGGCTCAAGCTGACGCGAAACCCACCGAGCTGCCACCGATGAGCGCCGTCGAGTGGCGCGGATTGATCATCATCGGCTCGACGACGATCCTCTGGCTGACCGACTTCCTCCACCACCTGAACCCGGCGATTCCGGCGCTGATCGGCGCGACAGCGCTCTTCCTGCCGGTCGTCGGCGTCTTGCGCTGGGATGAGTTCGAGAGCGGCTCGCCGTGGTCGATCTTCCTTGTCACAGCCAGCGCGTTATCGTTGGCGGTCGCGCTGAACGACAGCGGCGCGGCCTCGTGGGTGGCCGCAACGATCGTTGAGCAAATCCCGCTAGACACGTTCCCGCTGGTCCCGCTGTTACTCTCAATGATGGCGATCGTCGCCGTAGTGAACGCCATCCTGCCCAACCGGACAGCTGTGCTCGGCATCACGATTCCGCTACTCATGTCGCTGGCCGGCCCGCTGGGGCTGAACCCGGTCGTCGTCGGGCTGATGGCCCCGATCATCGCTCAGACAACGATCTTCTACCCGGTACAGATTGCAACCGCGCTGATTACCTACCGGACAAACCACTACACCGCCGGGGAGCTGGTGCGCGGCGGGGCGATTCTGACCGTCGTCAGTATCTTGATGATCTTCCTCGTCGCGCTGCCCTGGTGGGCACTCATGGGTGAGCCAATCCATCCATAAGAGTTACGCAATGTTTTCCCCGCGTGGCTGCGTCGGATGCGACGCTTGTGCATGACTCTTGACGCAAATGGTAAAACCTTCTGCGATTGCTGGAATGCCAGCTCGACAGCGCCACGCGACCTGCCAACTTCTCACCCGTTCGTGGATATGCTGCGACCCCTGGCCAGCCGAAGAGCGCTCCTCTTCGGGGAAGGTTTCGTGTGTCTCGCTATCGTGCATCGGCGTTGCTTGCCGTCGTAGCAGCCTTCGCGCTGCTCCTTACCTCCGTACCGCTACCATCACTCGGTGCCCGCCCGTCGATTACTGCCGGGCTCCAAACCTCACCTTCGCTGCCTCCAATTGACCCTGCCGTCAGCGCCCAGTGGGACGCTGCAGATGGCCCTGTCGCGCGCTTCGAAGTGACGCGCGGCTGGGTCTGGGGGCCGTCAATTACCGCTATCAGTGTCGACGATGTACCCGGAACAGACGGCGCAGTGCGGCGACAGGTCTACTTCGACAAGGGCCGTCGCGACGTTTGTCGATCCCGCCGCCGATCTCGCGGCCGTGGTTCGCGGTCGGCGCTCAACTGGTGACCGAACTGCTCTCGGCGCGATTCAGACGGCGGACGGTCAGTGGATTGAGCGCGGCCCTGCCCAACATTCCGGTCGTCGGCGATGTGGACCAGCCCAATCCAGTAACCTACGCGACCCTCGGCACACTCTCGCGCCTGCCAACCGACGAGTCGCCGGTGCTCGCCGACGACGCGACCGGCTCAGCCGTCACCGCCTTGCTGCACCCAGACGGGTCCGTGTCGGCAGACGGCCTGCCCGCGCCGGCGATCGCCATCGGTCGCTTCGACGAACAAACTCGTCACAATATCGCCTGCGGCGGTTGTTGAGTGGGAAGCACATCGCAGCCGTATTCCGCACTGTACGTCCTCGGCCACCCACTGAGCGAGCCGTACTGGGTGCAGACGGAGGTCGCCGGTGTCGAGCAGTACGTCCTGCTCCAGGCATTCGAGCGCCGGGTGCTGTCGTACACACCCGGGAACCCGGACGGTTGGCAGACCGAATCCGGCAACGCCGGACAGCACTACCGCATCTGGCGCAACCTGCATACGATCGCAGATCCACGACTCGCGGCGCTTGCCGTCACGATCCCGTACGGTGATGAAATCGTCCAGGCGGCCACCGAAGCCGGCGTCGATCCGTGGCTGATGGCGGCGATCGCGACAGCCGCGTCGGATGGCAACCCGCTATCGACGACCGACGACGGGCATACCGGGCTCATGGGTATCCGTTGGAGCGATGTGCCACGCGATCCGCAGGCAAATACCCGGATCGCGGCGGCGGAGCTCGCCCGCATCAGTGCCGCGACGAACGACACGTCGCTCATCCTCGCCCGCTACTACGCCGGGGACAACGCTGACCCGGCTGCAGGAAGCGTTGCGGCGTTCGTCAGTTCCGCGACAACAGCATTGAACGCTCTCCACGCGCGCATCAGCATCCCTGAGGCAGCCACCAACGCGGCATCGAGCGACCCAGCCAATGCACCCCTCGTGCAACTCCCCGCTCGCTTTGACAGCAGTTGGTGGTCGCAGTCGCTAGCCTGGTATGCAAGCTGGTCAGGTGCGCGCCCGGGCGCTGCGGATGATCCGGCGGACCGCTGGTGCGTCGCAGATGGCTACGTGCCCGGCGACCGCCTCCAGCTCACGGCCAACGGCAAGACGACCGACTGCACTGTCGGCGCGACGCCGGGATCAGTCGGCCTGCCAACCCTGGCTGACGGCAGCATCGGCATCAGCGCGGCGGCGGCAACGAGCCTGTCGCTCAACGGCGAAGCCGATGGCGCTGTGATTGAGCTCAGCACACAGCCAACGGTACAAACGCAGTCCGCCGAGCAACTCGTTGGCGAGGGCGCTGCCGCCTACTACAGCGCCAGCTACGACCGCGCCTGGTGGGAGCGCACAATCGGTCTGCACGCCAGTTGGGGCGGTGCGGTGAGCGGCTGGGCCGTCGACCCGAACGGCTACTACTGCGTCCATCCGGACTTCCGGCCGGGCCAGCGCCTGCGGCTCGTCGCCAACGGCATCACCATCGAGTGCACCATTGGCGATACGGTCCAGGCAGCGCATCAGGCGCAGTGGCGCTCGCGCTGGGCGATTGAGCTCTCCTGGAGCAGCTTCGCCGCACTCGGCCTCGACAAGAAGAACGTCGTCCAGGTGTTTGCAATCGAGTAACGCCTGCCAGACGCATGCGTTCGCGCGGGATAGTGCTTGCGCTGTCCCGCGCTAATTCGGGTTCATCACCGTTGCGCCATCCCAGTTGTCGACATAGTCGAGGAAGCGACGGATGTGATCGGCGAGCTCGGCGGTGGTGGGGTAGCCATCGACGCGGGTGAGCGGGCGCTGGTAGGCGTGCGACGCCGGCTCGTGGGATTGCACGGCTGCGTAGAACTCGACCCGAGCGCCGTTGGCTTCCGGGATCGCATGAACCAGCAAGCCACGCTGGAACCCGGCAGATGACCAGCGAATGACGACCTGCGCTGCTTCGGCCTGATCGTCGGTGGCGATCGTCACCGGATGCCGCCAGCCGTTGCTGGCTGTGCCAGCTGCGACCGCCAGGATACCGGCCAGCTCGCGGCGGCCATCGTCCGGCTGCATCTCCGGGCGCGGTCCGGCAAAGGCGGCGAACTCCTGGCGCAGACCGGTGCGGCGTTCATATCCGGCCCGAATACGCGGATCGCGCCAGAGGACGACTCCAGCGATCAGAATCGCGACGTGCAGCACGCCGATGACGGCGCTGAAGACCGGCGTCTGCCGCGAATAGATCGTCTCCCAGTCGCCGGAGACGCCACCCACCGCATCGATCAGCGGATAAAACACGAGCGCATTCAGCAGGCTGAAGGCACCGAAGACGAACAGCAGATAGGTGATCGCCACGTTGCCGGGCTTGAACCAGGCCCAGGCAAATGCGCCGAATCCAAGGATGACGTTCACCAGCGTGCCTGCAAAAGCGATCCAGGCCAACTCGATCGGCGTGTAGCGCCCGATATGCTCGACGTAGCCGTAGTAAAGGAAGAAGCCCCAGCCGACGATCTGGCCGCCGAGCGCCTTGACGAAGACCGCATGTCCGAGCTCGTGGAGGATGACGCTGATCGGCACCAGCACGAACAGCGCAAGGCGGGTCAGGCGCTGGCGCTCGTCCATCGTCAGGCGATTGTCGAACAGCGCCTTGCGGTTTCGGACGGCGTCGACGAGCGACGCGACGGCAATGACCGCCAGCATCACCGTGAAAATCGGCATCCCACCATCAAACACGGTCCCGGTGCCCCCGTCCGGCTCTGCTCCACGCGCCGCACCATCTGCGACGTCGCCATTGTACTGAGAGTGGGCGACGCAACTCTCGGCACGCGATATGCGTCATTGGATAACACCAAACGTCGTGTTCGCGTTTTTGGCATCGATCACTAGATCGGCGTTGCGAAAGGGGTGTCCGCCAATGCTTTTCCCTGACGATCAGAGCCCGATCTCTGAGCTGCTTCACCGTGACCATTACACACCGGACGAGCTGGCACGACTGCTCGATCTTAGCCCGGAGGTGGTTCGTCACGAGGTCCGCGTTGGCCGACTGAAGGCGTACATTATCGATCACCGGGTAATCGACATCCGACGGCCAGACGTGATCGATTGGCTCGATCGCCGCCACACTGAGCTGATCGACATGCTGCAGCGTGGCGCGAGCGAGCCGGCGACGTCGCATTCCAGCGAAGACTGAGCGCGCTAGCACGCTCAGTCTTGCACGACCGCAGCTGCCGCCGAGCGCAGCGCGCTCGTGGCAACTGCGGTCATGTGGCGGATGATCTCATCGACCGGCAGAATCGCGTCGATCAAGCCAACGCTCTGGCCGGACATGGCAACGAGCTCGTAGAGACGGCCCGCTGCGCCCGCGGCTGCCACTTCGCGGCGCATCGCCTCGACATCCAGCGTGCCGGCCTGCCAGGCCGCTTGCACACGCTCGGCAAACGGCGTGCGGATGGCAGTCGGAACGGTCGCGTACTCGCCGGGTGCCGGTGGGAAGATGGTGTTCCAGGCGTTGAGCTTCATGACATCGCCCGGCCCGCTGGCGACGATCATCTCTTTCCAGCCCTGCGCGATCTCCGCCTCGACGGAGGCGAGGAAGCGCGTCCCGACGTTCACGCCCTGTGCGCCAAGGGCCAGCGCCGCGGCGATCCCACGCCCGTCGGCGATCCCACCGGCTGCGACGACCGGTATCGGCGACACGGCGTCGACGACCAGCGGTAC
This window of the Thermomicrobiales bacterium genome carries:
- a CDS encoding SLC13 family permease; its protein translation is MSSEQADQRLQRRRLIVSVVAFAFPLMASIAPPTIDDLSPWGLRVLSVVVAGLILWMSEAMPIAATSLGVVAMLAIVGPGESDDALRTALAGFESPAPYFLLCALALGTATVKTGLARRLAHMLVRGARGSGRRLYSQMVGMMGPMAVLVPSALTRSAILIPAYESVFQTHRIERGHRLPRLVMLGTGLLQPLASTAVLTGGAVPVVASSLVGGISWARWFALMSVPMYTLLICVGTALYVLYRPIDMPAERPAQADAKPTELPPMSAVEWRGLIIIGSTTILWLTDFLHHLNPAIPALIGATALFLPVVGVLRWDEFESGSPWSIFLVTASALSLAVALNDSGAASWVAATIVEQIPLDTFPLVPLLLSMMAIVAVVNAILPNRTAVLGITIPLLMSLAGPLGLNPVVVGLMAPIIAQTTIFYPVQIATALITYRTNHYTAGELVRGGAILTVVSILMIFLVALPWWALMGEPIHP
- a CDS encoding helix-turn-helix domain-containing protein, encoding MLFPDDQSPISELLHRDHYTPDELARLLDLSPEVVRHEVRVGRLKAYIIDHRVIDIRRPDVIDWLDRRHTELIDMLQRGASEPATSHSSED
- a CDS encoding nitronate monooxygenase, yielding MLRTALCDLLKIETPIIQAPMGGAATGMLAAAASNAGALGSIAALRLSADALRHEIEVAAERTNGPFAVNHGISQLDEEAFQATLDARPAVISFALGDPGDLVARAHEVGAVVVQQVVTVRAAVEAAEGGADIIIAQGAEAGGNTGAISTLELVPLVVDAVSPIPVVAAGGIADGRGIAAALALGAQGVNVGTRFLASVEAEIAQGWKEMIVASGPGDVMKLNAWNTIFPPAPGEYATVPTAIRTPFAERVQAAWQAGTLDVEAMRREVAAAGAAGRLYELVAMSGQSVGLIDAILPVDEIIRHMTAVATSALRSAAAAVVQD